The Urbifossiella limnaea genome has a window encoding:
- a CDS encoding DUF1501 domain-containing protein → MPTPTRRGALVAGASGFLGLSLADLFRAEAALGSSTSVKAVINVHLDGGPPQHDTIDPKPDAPAEVRGEFRSIATALPGVRVSELMPNVARAAGRFAFVRSLVGSAGAHDAFQCQSGFPAADLRTVGGRPALGCVVAKLRGSPADPVPAFVDVMQGRPFVRNSARPGFLGPSAAPFRPDVSALFPRELEAGMKAELAARGEHHAVRLTLADGLTLDRLDDRAALLAGIDDTRRDLDATGTMAAVDDFNRQALAVLTSGRLAAALDLGKEPARVQARYVPPPGGGERSVTSEGEAAGRKLLLARRLVEAGVRCVSVSFSDFDTHSKNFPRMRNLVPVVDHALAALVEDLADRGMLGDVAVVAWGEFGRTPRVNKDGGRDHWPEVGPALLAGGGIRGGVVVGETDRLGGKVASRPVSYQEVFATLYHCLGIPAGRTTLLDPTGRPQHLLDHADPIRELV, encoded by the coding sequence ATGCCCACCCCCACCCGCCGCGGAGCGCTCGTCGCCGGGGCGTCCGGTTTCCTCGGCCTGTCGCTCGCCGACCTGTTCCGGGCCGAGGCCGCCCTCGGGTCGTCCACATCGGTGAAGGCCGTCATCAACGTCCACCTCGACGGCGGCCCGCCGCAGCACGACACCATCGACCCGAAGCCGGACGCGCCGGCCGAGGTCCGCGGCGAGTTCAGGTCGATCGCCACAGCCCTGCCCGGGGTCCGGGTGTCGGAGCTGATGCCGAACGTGGCCCGCGCCGCCGGCCGGTTCGCGTTCGTGCGGTCGCTCGTTGGGTCGGCCGGGGCGCACGACGCCTTCCAGTGCCAGTCGGGTTTCCCGGCGGCCGACCTGCGGACCGTCGGCGGGCGGCCGGCGCTCGGGTGCGTGGTGGCGAAGCTGCGGGGCTCGCCGGCCGACCCGGTGCCGGCGTTCGTCGACGTGATGCAGGGCCGGCCGTTCGTCCGGAACAGCGCCCGGCCCGGGTTCCTCGGCCCGTCCGCCGCCCCGTTCCGGCCGGACGTGTCGGCGCTGTTCCCGCGGGAGCTCGAAGCCGGGATGAAGGCCGAACTCGCCGCCCGGGGGGAGCACCACGCCGTCCGCCTGACGCTCGCCGACGGGCTCACCCTCGACCGGCTCGACGACCGGGCGGCGCTGCTCGCCGGCATCGACGATACCCGCCGCGACCTCGACGCGACCGGCACGATGGCCGCGGTGGACGACTTCAACCGGCAGGCGCTGGCGGTGCTTACGTCCGGCCGGCTGGCCGCCGCGCTCGACCTCGGGAAGGAGCCGGCCCGAGTGCAGGCCCGGTACGTCCCGCCGCCGGGCGGGGGCGAGCGGTCGGTCACGAGCGAGGGCGAGGCGGCCGGGCGAAAGCTGCTGCTCGCCCGTCGGCTGGTCGAGGCCGGGGTGCGGTGCGTGAGCGTGTCGTTCAGCGACTTCGACACCCACTCGAAGAACTTCCCGCGGATGCGGAACCTCGTCCCGGTCGTCGATCACGCCCTCGCCGCCCTTGTCGAAGACCTGGCCGACCGGGGGATGCTCGGGGACGTGGCGGTGGTGGCGTGGGGCGAGTTCGGCCGGACCCCGCGGGTGAACAAGGACGGCGGCCGGGACCACTGGCCCGAGGTGGGGCCGGCGCTGCTCGCCGGCGGCGGCATCCGGGGCGGGGTCGTGGTCGGCGAGACGGACCGGCTCGGGGGGAAAGTGGCATCCCGGCCGGTGTCGTACCAGGAGGTGTTCGCCACCCTGTACCACTGCCTCGGCATCCCCGCCGGCCGCACCACGCTCCTCGACCCCACCGGCCGCCCGCAGCACCTGCTCGACCACGCCGACCCCATCCGGGAGCTGGTGTAA
- a CDS encoding protein kinase domain-containing protein has product MSQDRTQPDAPIRNPVATGDYTPAPAPDPAGTRPSSRPAGARPDGLLDVPGYAVTGEIARGGMGRVLAATDLAFGREVAVKVLLPGHEAGEEAERFVREARITGRLAHPGIPPAYELGTLADCSPFLAMKLVRGRTLAALLADRPDPADDRPRFVGVVEQIAQAVGFAHSQGVIHRDLKPANVMVGAFGEVQVMDWGLAREREEERPADAAGVRETALEVRAAALTVAGAVMGTPAYMAPEQARGEDVDARADVFALGGVLCEVLTGSRTFTGSGVAEVMAKARAGDLSGAYARLDSCGADDELVSLAKWCLSPRPEGRPADGTAVAAELAAYREGVDARLRQAERDRAAAEAKAEEQRKRRRVQLALAGVVVLVAVGGGIAAVQVQRQREQDRIATERETRAAALVDSLAGADTGVLPRIVGDLADLRDLARPNLVELAAQPVTTKAGLHARLALLPDEPQRAAELAAYLPACQPAELLTIRDALKSHAAAVAPPLWAVLADEAAESGKRVRAASALAGLAPTDPRWGGLAPGVAEASVKANPVEFVAWSAALEPVRGALLPALVKRYPASRELIRGGKLDESKLVAEASGFDLTANLLARYAADRPADLAELAVTVDARHHALFAEAVARNRLAVVPLLTAELGRRVVVPEDRVVMEQKGAIAAADPRVKFVIGKQVGMLAAKQFEVRLSGGKTYQLRLESADFDSYLAVRDKSGKELAADDDGGGGTNSSLRYSPPGDDTYTVYASSLKGTGGFVLRVVEPATGVEEAHVAQARRQANAAAVLLAVGEAEPVWPLFGYPKDGDPTARSELVHRAAGVGVDAGALVGRFRAVADVSAKRALLLALGEFPPAAVADRAGLTGELLALYKDHPDPGLHGSIDWLLRQRWGQAAELVAIDAGLAGAAKGGDPGKTAKDWYVTGAGQTFSVIRGPKELTLGSPASEPGRNAVSEPAHRKRIGRTFAVATKEVTVAEFLRFRPGYSWVKQYSPDRDSPAVGVMWYVAAEYCNWLSEKEGIPEEQWCYEPNAQKEYDEGMRMRKGHLGLTGYRLPTEVEWEYACRAGAGTARYFGRPDGLLAFYGWGYKNADERAWPVGRLKPNDLGLFDALGNALEWCEDPGLGYATGVLEDRENAQYLEINERSNRILRGGSFNLTPAGLRCAHRIIYRPTTGLSTNGFRLFRTLID; this is encoded by the coding sequence ATGTCGCAAGACCGGACGCAGCCGGACGCACCGATCCGCAACCCCGTCGCCACCGGCGACTACACTCCCGCCCCCGCCCCTGACCCCGCCGGCACCCGGCCGAGTAGCCGGCCCGCGGGGGCGCGGCCAGACGGGTTGCTCGACGTGCCCGGGTACGCCGTCACCGGCGAGATCGCCCGCGGCGGCATGGGCCGGGTGCTCGCCGCCACTGACCTCGCCTTCGGCCGTGAGGTCGCCGTCAAGGTGCTCCTCCCCGGGCACGAGGCGGGCGAGGAGGCCGAGCGGTTCGTCCGGGAGGCGCGGATCACCGGCCGGCTGGCCCACCCCGGCATCCCGCCGGCCTACGAGCTCGGCACCCTGGCCGACTGCTCCCCGTTCCTGGCGATGAAGCTCGTCCGCGGCCGGACGCTGGCGGCGCTGCTGGCCGACCGCCCGGACCCGGCGGACGACCGGCCGCGGTTCGTCGGCGTCGTCGAGCAGATCGCCCAGGCGGTCGGGTTCGCCCACTCGCAGGGGGTGATCCACCGCGACCTGAAGCCGGCGAACGTCATGGTCGGGGCGTTCGGCGAGGTGCAGGTGATGGACTGGGGGCTGGCCCGGGAGCGGGAGGAGGAGCGGCCGGCCGACGCCGCGGGGGTGCGGGAGACGGCGCTGGAGGTCCGGGCGGCGGCGCTGACGGTGGCCGGGGCGGTGATGGGCACGCCGGCGTACATGGCCCCTGAGCAGGCCCGCGGCGAGGACGTGGACGCCCGGGCCGACGTGTTCGCCCTCGGCGGCGTCCTGTGCGAGGTGCTCACCGGGTCGCGGACCTTCACCGGGTCGGGGGTGGCCGAGGTGATGGCGAAGGCCCGGGCCGGCGACCTGTCCGGGGCGTACGCCCGGCTCGACTCCTGCGGGGCCGACGACGAGCTGGTGTCGCTGGCGAAGTGGTGCCTGAGCCCGCGGCCGGAGGGGCGGCCGGCCGACGGGACGGCGGTGGCGGCGGAGCTGGCGGCGTACCGGGAGGGGGTGGATGCGAGGCTGCGGCAGGCCGAGCGCGACCGGGCGGCGGCCGAGGCGAAGGCCGAGGAGCAGCGGAAGCGGCGGCGGGTGCAGCTGGCGCTGGCCGGCGTCGTGGTGCTGGTGGCGGTCGGCGGCGGGATTGCGGCGGTGCAGGTGCAGCGACAGCGGGAGCAGGACCGCATCGCCACCGAACGGGAAACCCGGGCGGCGGCGCTCGTCGATTCACTCGCTGGGGCCGACACGGGGGTGCTGCCGCGGATCGTGGGCGACCTGGCCGACCTGCGCGACCTGGCCCGGCCGAACCTGGTCGAGCTGGCCGCTCAGCCGGTGACCACGAAGGCAGGGCTCCACGCCCGGCTGGCGCTCCTCCCCGACGAGCCGCAGCGGGCGGCGGAACTGGCCGCATACCTGCCGGCGTGCCAGCCGGCGGAACTGCTCACGATCCGTGACGCCCTGAAGTCGCACGCCGCGGCCGTCGCCCCGCCGCTCTGGGCGGTGCTGGCGGACGAGGCGGCGGAGTCGGGGAAGCGGGTGCGAGCGGCGTCCGCACTCGCCGGGCTCGCTCCCACCGACCCGCGGTGGGGCGGGCTCGCCCCGGGGGTAGCGGAGGCGTCGGTGAAGGCCAACCCGGTCGAGTTCGTGGCGTGGTCGGCGGCGCTGGAGCCGGTCCGGGGGGCGCTGCTCCCGGCGCTGGTGAAGCGTTACCCCGCGTCCCGTGAACTCATCCGGGGCGGGAAGTTGGACGAGTCGAAGCTGGTGGCCGAGGCGTCGGGGTTCGACCTGACGGCGAACCTATTGGCCCGCTACGCGGCCGACCGGCCGGCGGACCTGGCCGAGCTGGCGGTGACGGTGGACGCCCGACACCACGCCCTGTTCGCCGAAGCCGTGGCGAGGAACCGTTTGGCGGTGGTGCCGCTCCTGACGGCGGAGCTGGGCCGGCGGGTGGTGGTGCCCGAAGACAGGGTGGTGATGGAGCAGAAGGGGGCGATCGCCGCCGCCGACCCGCGGGTGAAGTTTGTCATTGGCAAGCAGGTTGGCATGCTGGCCGCGAAGCAGTTCGAGGTGCGGCTGTCGGGGGGGAAGACCTACCAGTTGAGGCTGGAGAGCGCGGACTTCGATTCGTACCTGGCGGTCCGCGACAAGTCGGGGAAAGAACTGGCCGCGGACGACGACGGGGGTGGCGGTACGAACTCGTCCCTGCGGTACTCGCCGCCCGGCGACGACACCTACACGGTGTACGCCTCTTCCTTGAAGGGAACCGGCGGGTTCGTGCTGCGGGTGGTGGAGCCGGCGACCGGGGTCGAGGAGGCGCACGTGGCGCAGGCCCGTCGGCAGGCGAACGCGGCGGCGGTTCTGCTGGCGGTGGGCGAGGCGGAGCCGGTGTGGCCGTTGTTCGGTTACCCGAAGGACGGCGACCCGACGGCGCGGAGCGAGCTGGTCCACCGGGCGGCGGGTGTGGGGGTGGACGCGGGGGCGCTGGTCGGACGATTCCGGGCGGTGGCAGACGTGTCGGCGAAGCGGGCCTTGCTGCTGGCGCTGGGGGAGTTCCCGCCGGCGGCGGTGGCGGACCGGGCGGGTCTGACGGGGGAGTTGCTGGCGCTGTACAAGGACCACCCGGACCCGGGGTTGCACGGGTCGATCGACTGGCTGCTGCGGCAGCGGTGGGGGCAGGCGGCGGAACTGGTGGCGATCGACGCCGGGCTGGCTGGGGCGGCGAAGGGTGGCGACCCGGGGAAGACGGCGAAGGACTGGTACGTGACCGGGGCAGGGCAGACATTCTCTGTCATACGGGGTCCGAAGGAGTTGACGCTCGGTTCGCCGGCGTCGGAGCCGGGGCGGAACGCGGTGAGTGAACCGGCGCACCGGAAGCGGATCGGCCGCACCTTCGCAGTGGCGACGAAGGAGGTCACGGTGGCGGAGTTCCTGCGGTTCCGGCCGGGTTATTCGTGGGTGAAGCAGTACAGCCCGGACCGGGACTCGCCGGCGGTGGGGGTGATGTGGTATGTGGCGGCGGAATACTGCAACTGGCTTAGTGAGAAGGAGGGAATCCCGGAGGAGCAGTGGTGTTACGAGCCGAACGCGCAGAAGGAGTATGACGAGGGGATGAGGATGCGGAAGGGGCATCTCGGTCTGACGGGGTATCGTCTGCCGACGGAGGTGGAGTGGGAGTATGCGTGCCGGGCGGGTGCGGGGACGGCGCGGTACTTCGGGCGGCCGGACGGGTTGCTGGCGTTTTACGGCTGGGGTTACAAGAACGCGGACGAGCGGGCGTGGCCAGTGGGTCGGTTGAAGCCGAACGACCTGGGGTTGTTCGACGCCCTGGGTAACGCGCTGGAGTGGTGCGAGGACCCGGGTTTGGGGTACGCGACGGGGGTGTTGGAGGACCGGGAGAACGCACAGTATCTTGAGATTAACGAGCGTTCAAACCGCATTCTCCGGGGTGGCTCGTTCAACCTCACGCCGGCCGGCCTGAGGTGTGCGCACCGCATCATCTACCGGCCGACCACCGGCCTCAGCACGAACGGGTTCCGCCTCTTCAGGACTTTGATTGATTAG
- a CDS encoding helix-turn-helix domain-containing protein — MTTNPYTPRPGAPERHGGVPNTPDRLAVDQCEAARLSGLSAKTLGRLADRGERVGRIKIGRRVMYHLATMRAWLAARASGHVQRHDAEGGGQ, encoded by the coding sequence ATGACCACGAACCCGTACACGCCCCGCCCCGGGGCTCCCGAGCGGCACGGCGGCGTGCCCAACACCCCCGACCGTCTGGCCGTGGACCAGTGCGAGGCCGCCCGGCTGTCCGGGCTCAGCGCGAAGACGCTCGGCCGGCTCGCCGACCGCGGCGAGCGGGTGGGGCGGATCAAGATCGGCCGGCGGGTGATGTACCACCTGGCCACGATGCGGGCGTGGCTGGCCGCCCGTGCGAGCGGCCACGTCCAGCGCCACGACGCGGAAGGGGGTGGCCAGTGA
- a CDS encoding helix-turn-helix transcriptional regulator has product MPTHDPVPPVLDALADASLDLPDVAKLIKVSDRTARRLDAERAVPGRFTIGRLVRYHRELVLEWIVAGCPVPDAGKGVTRG; this is encoded by the coding sequence ATGCCGACCCACGACCCCGTTCCCCCCGTACTCGACGCCCTGGCCGACGCCAGCCTCGACCTCCCCGACGTTGCCAAGCTGATCAAGGTGAGCGACCGGACCGCCCGGCGGCTCGACGCCGAGCGGGCGGTCCCCGGCCGGTTTACCATCGGTCGGCTCGTCCGCTACCACCGGGAGCTTGTCCTGGAGTGGATCGTCGCCGGCTGCCCTGTCCCCGATGCCGGGAAGGGGGTGACCCGTGGCTGA
- a CDS encoding DUF3987 domain-containing protein, protein MTTPNALLAAAIAYAARGWPVLALHNPVNGGCSCRKADCAQVGKHPRTAHGVKDATIDEVTIRGWWRKWPDANVGVATGAAAGIWMLGPDGDAGLADLARLIDEHGPVPPTRRGRSGSGGAHLVLNWPADGVPLTNRKNHRGLRIDVRGEGGYFVAPPSANAIGAYAWTDARDPADAPAWLLAWVRGTSLKLTATPRPGAEERARAYLKKCDGAVSGQDGHGQTFAVARALAWGFALPDDVVLRLLRDDYNPRCTPPWSEAELAHKAADAATRDYGKPRGYLLDADDGGGGRAASSAQSAETPPPGWAPPVPLPTLPPVPEFPLAVFPEKVADYWRAAAESLHVPVDYVAVPGLTLLGAAVGRSRAAEVKPGYTEVPLLWVVVVAPPGSTKSASLGSARAPLVKAERVWADAHRKEMSLFDAEADRHAARMKEWKTGGCEGEPPTPPRRPVLRQATLDDTTTEAAAKVLADNPRGVAVVKDELSAFVRSMDQYKGGKGADRQFWLSAWAGATAKVNRAKDHAAGPLVIPHPFVAVCGMLCPDALAELRGDNRHGDAPGDGFLDRFLFSFPDPLPAVAETFATVPEALAVGYAEVVLDLLGMEMVPETDGPGSTPHYRPYFVRLSPMARTAWQEFTDAVATRMNALDTSDPFRGVLSKLRGYGARFAALLWSVRRVCGPGGSEEPIDVDVVAGASALVDYFIAHAARAHGRGWADKSGRVARRLLARLVRHPEVAAFTRTQAFQWVKDKGDVASAAVLTPVFALLVDHGYIRPVNRPENVRPGPIPETYEVNPSWNRATWE, encoded by the coding sequence GTGACCACGCCCAACGCGTTGCTCGCCGCGGCGATCGCCTACGCCGCCCGCGGCTGGCCCGTGCTCGCACTTCACAACCCCGTGAACGGCGGCTGTAGTTGTCGCAAAGCCGACTGCGCGCAGGTCGGGAAGCACCCCCGAACCGCGCACGGCGTCAAGGACGCCACCATCGACGAGGTGACGATCCGCGGCTGGTGGCGGAAGTGGCCGGACGCCAACGTCGGCGTGGCGACCGGCGCCGCGGCGGGAATCTGGATGCTCGGCCCCGACGGCGACGCGGGGCTGGCCGACCTGGCCCGGCTGATCGACGAGCACGGCCCCGTGCCGCCGACGCGCCGCGGCCGGTCCGGCTCCGGGGGCGCGCACCTCGTCCTCAACTGGCCGGCCGACGGGGTGCCGCTGACGAACCGCAAAAACCACCGCGGGCTCAGAATCGACGTTCGCGGCGAGGGCGGTTACTTCGTGGCGCCGCCGTCGGCCAACGCCATCGGCGCCTACGCCTGGACCGATGCCCGCGACCCCGCCGACGCGCCGGCGTGGCTGCTGGCGTGGGTGCGCGGTACATCGCTCAAGCTCACCGCCACGCCCCGGCCGGGGGCGGAGGAGCGGGCGCGGGCGTACCTCAAGAAATGCGACGGGGCGGTGAGCGGGCAGGACGGCCACGGGCAGACGTTCGCCGTGGCCCGGGCACTCGCCTGGGGGTTCGCCCTCCCCGACGACGTGGTGCTGCGGTTGCTGCGCGACGACTACAACCCGCGCTGTACGCCCCCGTGGTCCGAGGCCGAGCTCGCCCACAAAGCGGCGGACGCCGCCACGAGGGACTACGGCAAGCCCCGCGGCTACCTACTCGACGCCGACGACGGTGGTGGTGGTCGTGCGGCGAGCTCCGCCCAGTCGGCCGAGACGCCGCCCCCGGGGTGGGCGCCGCCGGTGCCGCTGCCGACCCTCCCCCCGGTCCCCGAGTTCCCGCTCGCCGTCTTCCCCGAGAAGGTGGCCGACTACTGGCGGGCCGCGGCCGAGTCGTTGCACGTCCCGGTGGATTACGTCGCCGTGCCGGGGTTGACTCTCCTCGGGGCCGCGGTCGGCCGGTCGCGGGCGGCGGAGGTGAAGCCCGGGTACACGGAGGTGCCGCTGCTCTGGGTCGTCGTCGTCGCGCCGCCCGGCAGCACCAAGTCGGCGTCCCTGGGGAGCGCCCGGGCGCCGCTGGTCAAGGCCGAGCGGGTGTGGGCCGACGCGCACCGCAAGGAGATGTCGCTGTTCGACGCCGAGGCCGACCGCCACGCCGCCCGGATGAAGGAGTGGAAGACCGGGGGGTGCGAGGGCGAGCCGCCGACGCCGCCGCGGCGGCCGGTGCTTCGGCAGGCCACGCTCGACGACACGACCACCGAGGCCGCGGCGAAGGTGCTGGCCGACAACCCCCGCGGCGTGGCGGTGGTGAAGGACGAGTTGTCCGCGTTCGTCCGCAGCATGGACCAGTACAAGGGCGGGAAGGGCGCCGACCGGCAGTTCTGGCTCAGCGCCTGGGCCGGCGCGACGGCGAAGGTGAACCGGGCGAAGGACCACGCCGCGGGGCCGCTGGTGATCCCGCACCCGTTCGTCGCCGTGTGCGGGATGCTGTGCCCTGACGCCCTGGCCGAGCTCCGCGGCGACAATCGCCACGGTGACGCCCCCGGCGACGGGTTCCTCGACCGATTCTTGTTCTCGTTCCCGGACCCGCTGCCGGCCGTGGCCGAGACGTTCGCCACGGTCCCCGAGGCGCTGGCCGTCGGGTACGCGGAGGTGGTGCTCGACCTGCTCGGGATGGAGATGGTCCCCGAGACGGACGGCCCCGGCTCGACGCCGCACTACCGGCCCTACTTCGTGCGGCTCAGCCCGATGGCGCGGACGGCGTGGCAGGAGTTTACCGACGCGGTCGCCACCCGGATGAACGCCCTGGACACGTCCGACCCGTTCCGCGGCGTGCTGTCCAAGCTCCGCGGCTACGGCGCCCGCTTCGCGGCGCTGCTGTGGTCGGTCCGCCGGGTCTGCGGGCCGGGCGGGTCCGAGGAACCGATCGACGTGGACGTGGTGGCCGGCGCGTCGGCCCTGGTGGACTACTTCATCGCGCACGCCGCCCGCGCCCACGGCCGCGGGTGGGCGGACAAGTCGGGCCGCGTTGCGCGGCGGCTCCTGGCGCGGCTGGTGCGCCACCCCGAGGTGGCGGCGTTCACCCGCACGCAAGCGTTTCAGTGGGTCAAGGACAAGGGCGACGTGGCCTCGGCGGCGGTGCTGACGCCGGTGTTCGCGCTGCTGGTGGACCACGGCTACATCCGCCCCGTGAACCGCCCCGAGAACGTCCGCCCCGGGCCGATTCCCGAGACGTACGAGGTGAACCCGAGTTGGAACCGCGCCACCTGGGAATGA